Part of the Nostoc sp. ATCC 53789 genome, CGCGATCGTCTGGATGTACGGCTTTTGTCCAACCTGTTCCTAGAGATTCTTCTAAACTGCATCCACTAATCTCACTCCAGCGTTGATTAAAATATAAGACATTACCATCCACATCAGTGTGGAATATACAAGCTGGTGAGGTTTCTGCTAGCAGTTGATATCGTTGCCGACCTGCTTGTAAAGCTAATTCTGCCAGTTTTGCATCGTTGATGTCTGCCCAATAACCGACACATTCTATAGAGTTTCCAGCTTCGTCACGAATTAACCTCATCTTTTCGTAAAACCAGTGATAAGTTCCGTCAGCATGTAACCAGCGATACTGGTAGGAAGTGTATTCTTGCTCAACCAACTGAGAAAATTTTTCTGAAATCAGTTCAATATCTTCTGGATGGACGTGATGCAGCCAGAAATTAGGATTTTCGACAAATTCCTGGGCTTCGTAACCAACCATTGCCTTAACGTTCTTACTAATAAAGGTAGTGCTAAAATTACCTAATGTTTTTTTGCTGCTATAAATCACCACAGGGCTAGAGGTAAGCAGATATTGAAGGCGCTCGTTAGCTAAACGTAGTTCTTGTTCGACATGTTTGCGTTCGCGTAGCGCGGCTTGCCGTTCGCGAAGTGCTGCTTGCAGTTCGCTAATTTCTACTAAAACCGCGCCCACACCAGAAAGGCGATCGTCCTCACCAGGAATCGGAAAATAAGAAACTAAGAAGTGGCGGATAATATCTGGTTGTTTAATTGATGCGGCGCTTAATTCTTGATTGAGGATGGGTTCACCTGTCAACAGAACCTGTTGATAAAATGGTTCTACGACACTGGCCATTTTGGGTAAGGCTTCATGGATGGTCTTACCAATATGAGCTTCCTGGGATATTCCATTAATTTCCGCTAGCACTTGGTTGATTTGCACAAACCGCAGTTGGTTATCTACAATATTCATACCAACGGGAGCCCCCGTAAAAAAGGCATTGAGACGAGCTTCTCTGAGTGCTAATTCTTGTTCTAGGGTTTTGCGCTCAATCAACCCACCTAACTGAGCAGCAACGGCATTTACTAGCAAAAGCAAACGTTTATCTACCAATACTGAACTACGTTTAAAAAACACTAAAACAGCTAATACTTCGTTTCCAGCCAGTATGGGAACACCAAAACCAGCTTTTAATCCTACCTTTGCTGCTTGTTGCGATCGCAAAAAAATTGGCTCTGTAACTTCTGAAACATCTTCTATCCATTCTGGTTCCTGATTCTGCCAAACTCTTCCTGGTAGTCCCACTCCCAGAGGAAATTTCACAATTTGACTGTGGCGGCAAAATTCTTCTAAATTGCTTTGTTCACCATACCAGCCCAGGCTGTGTTCTAAAGCAGCACTATCTTCATTAGGTATCCATGCTTCACCAAAATCCCAGCCAATAGTATGACAAATTAAGCGCAAGACTAGTGCTAAAGAGCTATTGACATCATTGGCGCGAGTGATGGCTTGGGTTGTCAACAGTAACAAACGGCTTTCATTTTCTGCCTGCTTGCGTTCAGTAATATCTTTCGCTGTGCCTAGTACATACCATTTCCCATCAATCTCGATCATTTCTGCACTCAACAAGGTTGTCCTGATTTCCCCTGTGGACGTGCAGACATCAACCTCATAGTTACGAATAGCTTTCGTTTTTTGCAGCATCCGGGTGAGAAAGTTATATTCTTCTGGATTCGCCCAAATATTCAATTCTTGATCGGTGCGATCGATAACTTGAGAACGAGAATAACCAAAAAACCGACAAAAACTGTCGTTAACTTCGACGAAGCGTTTGTTAGGAACAGTAATTAAGGCAATGGGATCGGGAGATGACCGAAAAGCTGATGCTAACTTTTCTTCAGAAGCCCTCCGTGCGGCTTCGGCGCGTTGACGTTCTTTTGCTTCCAGCACCAAGGATACTAAATTGCCCAGAGAACGAGCGAAATTTTGATCTTCTAGCGTCCAATGATGAGCAACTCCCACAGCCTCCAAACATAAAACCCCTACGGTTTTTCCTTCCTGCCTAATGGGTGTATCGAGTATAGAGGTAATATTTAATCTTGAGTAAGATGGAGAAAATTCTCTAATTCTGGGATCGGTATGGGCATCATCTGCGGCGATTGGTTGATCTTGTTGCAAAGCTGCAAAATAAGCTGGATAGTCGGCCTCTGATAAAACAAATCCTTCGCTATGTTGATTGCGACTGCCCTCAAATAGGTCAAAACACTCGATTTTCAAGCCTGTTTCGTCATACAACCAAACACTGGCTCGTTCCATTCCCATATTTTTGACAGCTGTTTCTGTAATTTTGCCCAAAGCTGCTTTCAAGTCACCCTGATAAAGGATTTGATTTTGTGCCAGTTGGGTTAGCACTAGGTTATGATTGCGGAGCTTAATCGCGCTCTCTTGGAGTAATTTTTCTATACCTCGGCGCTGTGTAATATTACTAGCAGTGCCTGTCATACCTATGACTAAACCCTCTTCGTTGCGTAATGCGATCGCATTAAACATTAAATAAAGTAAAGTACCATCTTTAGCTACACAGGTAGTTTCATGTTGAAATATCGGCTTTCCCCGGAAAACACGCTCAAAGGCTACTTTATCTTTAGCAACTTGCTGAGGTGAGATAAAATCAGTCAAGGTACGCCCGATCATCTCCTGGGGTTCATAGCCATAAATCTGCTTGACTGCCGGATTAACAAAAGTAATTAGTCCATCAATATCTACCGACCAGATCATATCCTGGGATGTCTCCACCAGGTGGCGATATTGACTTTCACTTTTCTTGAGAGCAGCTTCGACTAAAAGGCGTTCGTTTTGGTAAACTTCTCTACAAAAGGCTTTGCTAAGGCTAACAGGAATTTCTGTGAAAATTTCTTCTATCTGTTGGTTCCGAAGATTTAACTCAACAGCAACCCGTTGACGTTCTTTAATCTCCTCTTGCAGTTGGGCATTTTGTTCTTTTAACTGTTTTTTCAGCCTTTGGAGAGTTAGTTGATTTTGTATGCGTAATAAAACTTCTTTAGCTTGGAATGGTTGAGTAATATAGTCAACATCCCCTAAATCACAAATATTTACTTCTTCCGATAATTCTTCTAAAACACCAAAAAAAATTATCGGGATATCTTGAGTTTTCTGATGAGATTTTAAATTTTGATAAATCTCATAACCATTCATTTTGGAAATGAGAAAGTTTAGTAAAATCAAATCAGGAGGAAAAGCCAGCGCCCTATTGATTGCCAATTCTCCAGAAAGGGCACTTTGTACCTGATAAGCTTGATTGTGAAGGATGTCTGATAAAAAATGCAAATTTTCTAGCTTATCATCAACTAATAAAATTCTGATTTTTTGAGCATCCATATCAGTCACTAAGCTAATTTTCAATCAGGAATAAATTGTTGAATCAAACTGAACATGAAATCAGAAAGCAAAACCTTATTAAAAGATTGTAAATATAATGATCTTTGCTTACCACCATACTTCACCTTAGAATCTAGGTGTGTCAAGTTAAGGCAATACTCTCTGTAACTGTGGATCAAACTCTATAAGAACAACAATTACACTGTAATACAGAAAGTAACTTTTATACAAAAACTATTTGGAAGTGATTATACTATGGCTTAACCTCAATTCTGCATCAGGATTCTAAAATACATGAATGAGCGCATTGTAGGTGATAGCCAGCAAAACCGCACGACTAAACCCTCCTCTTTTTAAGGCGAGGGTACGCTACAACGTGGCTAGAGTATTTTTTTACTCACAAATTTGAAATCTGCTGTAAGTAAAAAGTAATTTTATCAGGTTCTACTATACTTGAAAGGCTTACGTAAAAATACATACGATAGGGACAAATACCTACGGCTGATGCTCGAACCTATCTATGAGGCACTATGCGTAGCTTGCTTCCCCACAGTGTATTAGACGTAGACATAGGTTGGGTGAAGCGGAGCGCAACCCAACATATATCAGAATGTTGGGTTACACAAAGCCTCCACCAAACCTACAATTTTTTGCTAGCAATTCCCATTGGTCTCGGTCAGGTTACTGGAGTATATTTTACTCATCGTTCTCAATGGTGCTGTCTATACGTATTTACAGCTTATGTATGCCCTAAGAGCTTTTTTACTCAACTTGAAACTTTTCAAATATCCTCTTAACTCGACTTTATCCATTTTTTTGCAACGTAAACGCTATAGCTGAAACCTTTGTGGAATCGTAGTTTTACTTTTTTAACTTCATCCATAATCTGTGACGTGAAAAAAGTATTTGCCAAAAAGCCAGGGTTTTTGCCGAATAAAGAAAGCCAAGTTTTTAATTTTGGATAAAGTCGAGCTTAAGGGGGATCTCAAAATGCCTAAAATCACAGCAAAACAGTGTTCAAACAACCTCTAAGAAG contains:
- a CDS encoding PAS domain S-box protein; the encoded protein is MDAQKIRILLVDDKLENLHFLSDILHNQAYQVQSALSGELAINRALAFPPDLILLNFLISKMNGYEIYQNLKSHQKTQDIPIIFFGVLEELSEEVNICDLGDVDYITQPFQAKEVLLRIQNQLTLQRLKKQLKEQNAQLQEEIKERQRVAVELNLRNQQIEEIFTEIPVSLSKAFCREVYQNERLLVEAALKKSESQYRHLVETSQDMIWSVDIDGLITFVNPAVKQIYGYEPQEMIGRTLTDFISPQQVAKDKVAFERVFRGKPIFQHETTCVAKDGTLLYLMFNAIALRNEEGLVIGMTGTASNITQRRGIEKLLQESAIKLRNHNLVLTQLAQNQILYQGDLKAALGKITETAVKNMGMERASVWLYDETGLKIECFDLFEGSRNQHSEGFVLSEADYPAYFAALQQDQPIAADDAHTDPRIREFSPSYSRLNITSILDTPIRQEGKTVGVLCLEAVGVAHHWTLEDQNFARSLGNLVSLVLEAKERQRAEAARRASEEKLASAFRSSPDPIALITVPNKRFVEVNDSFCRFFGYSRSQVIDRTDQELNIWANPEEYNFLTRMLQKTKAIRNYEVDVCTSTGEIRTTLLSAEMIEIDGKWYVLGTAKDITERKQAENESRLLLLTTQAITRANDVNSSLALVLRLICHTIGWDFGEAWIPNEDSAALEHSLGWYGEQSNLEEFCRHSQIVKFPLGVGLPGRVWQNQEPEWIEDVSEVTEPIFLRSQQAAKVGLKAGFGVPILAGNEVLAVLVFFKRSSVLVDKRLLLLVNAVAAQLGGLIERKTLEQELALREARLNAFFTGAPVGMNIVDNQLRFVQINQVLAEINGISQEAHIGKTIHEALPKMASVVEPFYQQVLLTGEPILNQELSAASIKQPDIIRHFLVSYFPIPGEDDRLSGVGAVLVEISELQAALRERQAALRERKHVEQELRLANERLQYLLTSSPVVIYSSKKTLGNFSTTFISKNVKAMVGYEAQEFVENPNFWLHHVHPEDIELISEKFSQLVEQEYTSYQYRWLHADGTYHWFYEKMRLIRDEAGNSIECVGYWADINDAKLAELALQAGRQRYQLLAETSPACIFHTDVDGNVLYFNQRWSEISGCSLEESLGTGWTKAVHPDDREQLLLTWNQARVAKTAYKYEHRFLRDDSTVVWVICQALPEFRDDGEIKGYIGTITDITERKLAEEALRESAERERAIAQVIQRMRQTLDLETIFAATTQELRQVLNCDRVVVYRFNPQWSGEFVSESVGNGWISLIEEHNNDPNLTEGVLQEGRCLTKILDSEDNQAEDADMQAIQDGIYAQGATFRCVPDIYNAEFHSSYISLLERFQAKAYIIVPILYGSQIWGLLASYQNSDSRQWKPGEINIVVQIGNQLGVALQQAQLLAQTQRQSQALQEAVITADAANRAKSEFLANMSHELRTPLNAILGFTQIMSHDHALSTEHQQNLAIINRAGEHLLNLINDILEMSKIEAGRITLNLNSFDLIRLLENLEEMLRFRATSKGLELNFEYTSYLPQYIQADESKLRQVLLNLLGNAIKFTDTGRVMLRVAMEDMGDKILPHPPHLFFEVTDTGRGIAPQEINLLFEAFGQTETGRKSQQGTGLGLAISRKYVELMGGNISVTSIIGEGSTFAFDIQIDLAAASEIQIQQIRRQVLSLAPAQNEYRILVVDDSTDSRLVLVKILTSIGFAVQEAANGTEAIALWQQWQPHLIFMDMRMPIMDGYEATKIIKAREETSIPNRKTIIIALTANAFEEQREATIKAGCDDYINKPFREEELLEKLSEYLEVQYIYQEDNYQIKNAKQQLTESILKLTDLVPLLSEMSPEWVKQVYTAAAQCSDDLILELIEQIPSENAILSNFIQNLAHNFQFEKIMELTSIAGVLSS